One Phyllopteryx taeniolatus isolate TA_2022b chromosome 3, UOR_Ptae_1.2, whole genome shotgun sequence genomic window, GTCCCTCTTTGatgctgttttatgtttgtCGACCACGTTCATTCCAGAGTCTTTACATCAGCCGCTTACCAGAAAGGAGATTGGACAACTTTGTATGTATCACCTGCTTACCGCCCTCAGTGTAATAGAGTTCCCAATAGAATCTTTTGCTTTTAAAGTACATTTGTGTACGTACACCCGGAATGTCTGCCAGCTACTATTCAGAGCTGTGATGTCACTGGTGTGTTGGTGATGTAgcccagataaaaaaaaacaccctgcaGAGAGGATTGTGGGTGTCGAGCAAGCCAGGCAGTTCAAATAAGTGTGTTGCGGCTTCACCGCGCCGTCTTTTTGGCTCCCATTGATAAAGCCTCTGGCACAAAATGTTAACTCCTCTCGGCAcataaggagaaaaaaaaaaacgctttttCTTCAGTTCGGTGTTCACTAATGAGCCTTTGGGAAAGCTTTCTCTTcagcctgctgctgctgctgcctcaCCGACAGCCTCTGTTTAGCTCACAAGGGACGGTGCTGCTTTCCCGTTTTACTGCTTTGTCTTGGTACTGACCTAGCTCATTAATTCCTCCTAGATTAGAGGAGATTATTCATCCCTCTGCTCTGATAGTCTGTCTTCTTGGGAACTGGAGATAGCAGGAGGCCAGGATTGCATTAGCAGTGCTTTCTTTGGAAAGGCAAGGTGGTGCTTCGCAGCATAACCAGGACCATCGCTTCTTTTTTTCAGGACGGGTCGTTACTAGCACTGTAACGACTCATGCGttgttttgtaaccttgaaTCACACTAATATGTTGGTGTGTTGTGCAAGGAGATTTGGGTTTAGAGAAAGGAACACTCTTGAATTGAATTTGAGAACACTCGCGAACCTTTTCCAGAGTCCGTGTCAGACCAGCAAAATGTACAATGAATTGAAATTATGGAATAAGACAGATATGGAGGTCTTGACATCACATAACAGTACAGTGATCCAAACCAAACTCAATGTAATACAGCAATATAGTTGTggtgcaggcggcacggtggccgactggttagagcgtcagcctcacagttctgaggaccggggtttaatccccggccccacctgtgtggagcttgcattttctccccgtgcctgcgtggcttttctccgggcactccggtttcctcccacatcccaaaaacatgcatgaattggagactctaaattgcccgtaggtgtgaatgtgagtgcgaatggtcggttgtttatgtgtgccctgtgattggctggcgaccagttcagggcgtaccccgcctcctgcccgatgatagctgggataggctccagcgcgcccgcgacccgcgtgaggagaagcggctccgaaaatggatggatggatggtaatttGACAATATTTTATGCTATTGGTGCGGACGGAGATTGTTGTCCATTCATTCTAATGGAGGCGTTGTGACTCCTCATTTGAGTTTGTGCATTGCTGTGTTGGAAAGTTGCTTCCACAGAGCTAAGAAAGAAGAAAGGCCAAGAGAAAAAGTACTAGCAAAAATCCAATACTTGAGGAAGTAGGAGACTGGGATTGAGACAAGTGTTAAGATCGCGCTGCGTGAAGAATAAATCCTATTTTTGTCACCTAAAATCTAAAGGTTCTTGCTCCTCTTTGTGGCAGCGAGGAGGAAGTCAAACTGTGTGAAGGAGGTGGAGAAGCTGCAGGAGAAAAGGGAGAAGCGTCGGCTCCAGCAACAGGAGCTGAGGGAGAAGAGGGCTCAGGTATATTGATGCCTACAACAGCATTTGATTTGTCGTGTCAAGTAGTGCCTCAGTGCGTCTCTCCAAATCTTCTTGCAGGAGGTGGACACAACCATTCCTAATTTTGAGATCATGTGCATGATTAGGGATTTCCGTGCAAGTCTAGACTACCGACCTCTGACTGCAGCAGACCTGGTGAGAAGAAAGCATTGCTAGGTCACTTATAGATATTACATGACCCCACCCCACAGCAATTTAACGTTTAACATTTTCATGTTGCACCACTCAGATTGAAGAACACagaatatgtgtatgtgtgaggaAGCGTCCACTGAACAGGAAAGGTATGGTTTCCCCAATCGTATGTGAGTCAGTTGTCTTGACTGGGCCGCTAATTCTCGCTTGGGCTTTGTTTCAGAGCTCACCATGAAGGATTTGGACGTGATAACCATTCCCAGTAAAGACGTGGTGATGGTACACGAACCTAAACAGAAGGTGGACCTGACTCGCTTCCTGGAGAACCAAACCTTCCGCTTCGACTACGCTTTTGATGACGCCACAACCAATGAGATTGTTTACAGGTTGGTTCGGTCCACTGCTGATTGTCCGGCTTGCGCGTTTTCTAAAGCTCTTGGTTTACACACCGAGAAAGTCACCTCAGTATATAAGTGGGTGTGCCTAATGGAGTTGCCCGTATGATGTTCTCTTTGTCATCCTGAAGGTTCACTGCCAGACCATTAGTGGAGACCATATTTGAGAGGGGCATGGCCACCTGCTTCGCCTATGGGCAAACAGGAAGTGGTAAAACTCATGTGAGTAGCTGTTAATGTAGACTACAAGTTAAAATTAgagacattttcaaaatgccCTCACATCTTGTGTGTTTTAGACAATGGGTGGAGATTTTTCTGGGAAGAACCAAGACTGCTCGAAAGGAATTTACGCATTGGCTGGTAAGTCATAGGCCATACCTACAAATGTCGcagtttaatgttcaaaatgtggaaaaagtgtctACTTTTGCGTTGaacatattttatttctgtCCAGCTCGGGATGTATTTCTCATGTTGAAGAAACCCAATTACAAGAAACTAGAGCTACAAGTGTATGCGACCTTTTTTGAAATCTACAGTGGAAAGGtgagcaaaaacaaatgtgatgttTGATGGTCTTCTTTTGTTGACAATGTCCACTTCACTGTGTCTGTTTTATAAGGTGTTTGACCTGCTGAATCGCAAAACCAAACTGAGAGTGCTGGAGGACCGGAAGCAGCAAGTGCAGGTGGTGGGGCTTCAGGAGAAGGAGGTCAAGTGCACAGAGGATGTCCTGAAGCTCATAGACTTGGGTAACAGCTGCAGGTACGTGACCTTAGAAGTCCAAACAGTTAGTGATGGACTGCATCAAATCCCAATATATTTCATCATAACAATCCCTGTGTCCTTCCCCCAAGGACGTCGGGGCAGACGTCGGCCAATGCCCACTCGTCTCGCAGCCACGCCGTCTTCCAGATTATTCTTCGGAGGAAGGGAAAGTTGCACGGCAAGTTCTCCCTCATCGACTTGGCCGGGAACGAGAGGGGTGCCGATACTTCGAGCGCTGACCGCCAGACTCGCCTGGAGGGTGCGGAGATCAACAAAAGCCTGCTGGCCCTCAAGGTTTGTGGGAAGTCAAATCAACCGTTTGATCTCGCTGCATGTTGTGACTGGTCACTTGAATTGAACTGTCCCAGTTGAAGGATTTTCAAAAGAATGACCGATTCATCCTTTGCAGTAGACGTGCGTGTTCCTTCCCTCTTATTTCAGGAGTGCATCAGGGCTCTCGGCCGCAACAAGCCACATACTCCTTTCCGAGCGAGCAAACTCACCCAGGTCCTGCGAGACTCCTTCATTGGTGAAAATTCCCGTACGTGCATGGTGAGTCCATTTCCTCCATATCGATACATCATATATATATCGGCATATCTTCACACTGTCGTCATCtgaatgatttgttttatttgtctggGCAGATTGCAACCATCTCTCCCGGCATGACATCCTGCGAGAATACCCTAAACACACTCCGCTACGCCAACAGGTGCTCATATGTTCGTCGATTACAATTTCTTGTCGTAGAAGCCGACAGACTATCCCCTCGTTGCTTGCAGCGGATTGATAATAGCTGAGCTTTACTCAAGATTCAACACATCAATGTGAAATTGCTTGCTACTCCTGGTAGGAGTCTGACTCTCTATCCCTCCTCTCCCTTTATTCTTCTCACCTCTCCCTTTCCCGCCTCTCCCATGCTGCCCGTCCGTCTATGCGCTGGCGTAGAGTGAAGGAGTTTGGGATTAGTCCGTCGGACATCCCCTTCTCCCAGGGTGGTCAGGGGAGTCGCCCCGAGCACTCTCCGACCGATACCTTTGACTATGATGACTTTGCTGCTACTCCCCCTGGCAGGTCAAGCGTTTGCactacacacacatgcgcatgtGCTTCCATCGGGTATTTACACAATAAGAGCCAATACAAGAGTTGAATTCAAAAGTCGACTTTGAAGTGGTATCTCTCATTTTTGAATTATCTCTGTCGTCCTTAGTCAATCGAGTGATTCCAATTCATGGCGCACGGGTGCAGTAGCATGTAGTTTGCCAATTACATGAAAGTAAACGTGACATGATTACAGTGCTGCTTTGAATGGGGCTTTTCCTTGcatcgttttttgttttcttaccatTTGAATTCATTCCATTGTAACGACAACTCCATCAATGGTCTGTGGGCCACACACTAAAAtctaatttttaaaaagcaaagaaaataatCAAGTTTCCATTTAACAATTGTTATTTTATGAAGTGATTGTTGCTGAATGGTGAAATTGATACCTATTCCGGACTGCTTAGTCACTTTAATAGTTCCCGTATcgtttgccattttgttttatgttctgttCATTTGTATTGGattgcttgatttcttttaactatATGTTGGTACGGTGACCTTGAGTGGCTTTAAAGGTGCCTACACAAAGGTTTCCTCACCCTTGTCCAACCTTCACCCTCCGCAAGTGCACCTTGCCTTCTATTTTGGGACCCGCTTGCgatgaaaatgcaacaaaatgaaaTGCGTACCAAACTGAACCAAAACCACACGCCTTGCTCAAAATGAGTCTTCTGTAGCAGAACTAAAAACATACGGAAGTGGTGAATTTGATTGATTCTCTCGTGTCAATTATGCACACGCCTGTGCTTTTACGTAATCTGACTGTGATGAAGGTCTGCTTACTACTGAGCCTACAGCTCTTGTATCGGATCTCATTgtacaagtgtacctaatgatatGGCCGGTTAGTGCATTACAGAGAGGATGACTTATACTCATGGGTTAAATTTACCGTTGGACACATCCGCCATCTTTAAGCCTTTTCTCTCTCCACCTGCATGATGTGACTTGCacttttttctttgcctttgaTGGGCAACATCTTTTAGTTGTCCTTAAGTAGCACCCATACATCTTTTTGACTGTCTTAATATGTGGACATATCATCGTTGGCCATGCGTGTCATGATAGTGAACCTAGACATTTGGGTACGTGTTACTGTCACAAACACATGAACTGCAcctcaatgaaaatgtatggatgaacCACTTTGGGAGGGACAAGAGCACAGCAAGCTCATTGTGACATCCGTACAAACCGTCCCTCTCCATGCACGACGTCACTGCGTCGACCCCTCCCCCCGGGTAACCTCCACTCCATCTAACAGTCACCATCGCCGTAGAGCAGGTCTGCGTGGTGAAGATGAGCAATCCTGGTGAAATGAATGTTCCTCCTTCGGCGTTCAGGGTGAAGGAACTTACTGTGGACCACAACCAGGTGACAGAGGGAGGCCGTGCCAACATCCACGCCGTCACCCAGCTGGAGTTTTTAGAGGAAGAATGGCAAAACAGTTCGCCACAGAGAGATGACCTCAAACTGCTCTGTGAGCAGAATGTAAGTGGTCTGTGGCTTTTTGAACTTTTCATAGTTCTCATATTGGATCTCATTGATAAATGTTGCGATGGGTCAAggtacaaaacattaaaaacattcatgttatgGTGATAATAAGCCACAGTTACATAATGACTCAAAGAACAGCATATATTTGACGACTATCATACTAGACCAATCAAATCTtgcctttacaaaaacaacagccGAGCGCAGACCTGTGCCAAAagccaaacttaaaaaaaagaatgaataagCTCTGTTAATTTAACTCGAGCAAGTAGCATAGCATAATATATTGTTACTTTATGCTATATTGTGTGTGTCAAGTCTAGTAGCTTTTCTGTAGCACTAGTTTGTGTGACGCTAGTCTGGGTTTGTCATTGCCATGTCTACCAGGAAGAGGAAGTGTCTCCTCAGCTCTTTTCCTTCCACGAGGCTGTCTCTCAGTTGGTGGAAATGGAGGAGCGGGTCCTAGAAGACCACCGGGCTGTTTTCCAGGTCAGACCACACAAGAAATCCAAATATTCTGGCTCCTTCCAATGCATTTAAATCGCTTCATTGCATGAGTCATGATTGTCCTCCACTGCGAGTGAAACTACTGTTCCTATTTCCAGGAGTCCATCAGGTGGCTGGAGGACGAGAAGGAGCTCTTGAAGATGACAGAAGAGGAAGTAGACTACGACGTGGAATCTTATGCCACTCAGCTGGAGAAGATCCTGGACCAGAAGATAGACATCCTCACTGAGCTCCGAGGTGTGACCGAGGCAGACTTACATCGAAAGTGGATTCCATCAAATCCCTCAACGCTGATCTGTTCTCCTGCTTTGTTTTGTGCAGATAACGTGAAGTCTTTCCGCTGTGCTCTCCAAGAGGAGGAGAAGGCCAGCAAGCAGATCAACCCCAAGAGGCCACGTGCTCTTTAGACAATATGAGGAGGTTGGAAGAGAACCACTAGACAAAAGTTCGTTTGCCTGTGAAAGCACAAATAAAAGGACTGACCATCCCAACAGACTCAAACAATCGCAACGGTTCTGACTCTTCATAGAAACCTGAGACTGTGTTGCTTTGGTCTTGTTAGGAAATTTAGAAAGAAAACCTGGGaaataagtttttgtttttcttcatggaGAATGTTTAGCATTCttcttaaattattttcttgaatACTTGTTTGTACTTTTgaactgatttgttttttttgggggggggggggtttgccaCACAAAACCCAGTGTTTGGTTTCCGGTTGCCCTGGCTAACATGTAGTCTGCTTGTGCACTGATGTTATGGCATCCTCATGCTTTTTGGCACTATATAGTCATGTCTGATATGCAGTCTGTGTCTTCCCTCCCACATTTTACCTGTGCGGAAGAAGCAGCGGAGCGaaatattgttagcctaatagcacaaGTCACCATTCAAATTAAGattgacttgaatttttttttctttgtagatTTCCAGATCATGAaggttgaatttgtttttggttttttttcccatgttttcCGAAAACATCCAAAAGTGACTCAGGCAATTGTGCTAACGATGTTTCTtgtgtccctgaaaaagacgtttatGTGTAGTACGCTTCTATTTGTGCCATTTCATGCTATGCGGCAATAGTTTCTAAACTTGATGTTCAACATTTTCCACCCATTACACTTTTGTTATAAAAACAACTGGGGAACACCTAACAATAAATGTATATTGAAGAACACTATTACATTGTAGTGTTTGTAGCAAGGGGCAAAGGTTAaaatctcatttaaaaaaacagccttTTAGGGCACGGAACCATATTTTGTTTAGTAGAATTATATTGA contains:
- the LOC133475340 gene encoding kinesin-like protein KIF2A isoform X3; protein product: MAVAFGKLVVGAFVEIKRSDGRIHEAMVTSLNEDNESVTVEWEEKGDTKGKEIDLESIFSLNADMCPDEEIVRSPETPPPTTGVKVNKIAKNRGTIAPSKIDTPSRDSRVILTQARPHQSQHAESAALPPPSQQALPPHAPTQQQLQNESLHQPLTRKEIGQLSRRKSNCVKEVEKLQEKREKRRLQQQELREKRAQEVDTTIPNFEIMCMIRDFRASLDYRPLTAADLIEEHRICVCVRKRPLNRKELTMKDLDVITIPSKDVVMVHEPKQKVDLTRFLENQTFRFDYAFDDATTNEIVYRFTARPLVETIFERGMATCFAYGQTGSGKTHTMGGDFSGKNQDCSKGIYALAARDVFLMLKKPNYKKLELQVYATFFEIYSGKVFDLLNRKTKLRVLEDRKQQVQVVGLQEKEVKCTEDVLKLIDLGNSCRTSGQTSANAHSSRSHAVFQIILRRKGKLHGKFSLIDLAGNERGADTSSADRQTRLEGAEINKSLLALKECIRALGRNKPHTPFRASKLTQVLRDSFIGENSRTCMIATISPGMTSCENTLNTLRYANRVKEFGISPSDIPFSQGGQGSRPEHSPTDTFDYDDFAATPPGRVKELTVDHNQVTEGGRANIHAVTQLEFLEEEWQNSSPQRDDLKLLCEQNEEEVSPQLFSFHEAVSQLVEMEERVLEDHRAVFQESIRWLEDEKELLKMTEEEVDYDVESYATQLEKILDQKIDILTELRDNVKSFRCALQEEEKASKQINPKRPRAL
- the LOC133475340 gene encoding kinesin-like protein KIF2A isoform X1, which translates into the protein MAVAFGKLVVGAFVEIKRSDGRIHEAMVTSLNEDNESVTVEWEEKGDTKGKEIDLESIFSLNADMCPDEEIVRSPETPPPTTGVKVNKIAKNRGTIAPSKIDTPSRDSRVILTQARPHQSQHAESAALPPPSQQALPPHAPTQQQLQNESLHQPLTRKEIGQLSRRKSNCVKEVEKLQEKREKRRLQQQELREKRAQEVDTTIPNFEIMCMIRDFRASLDYRPLTAADLIEEHRICVCVRKRPLNRKELTMKDLDVITIPSKDVVMVHEPKQKVDLTRFLENQTFRFDYAFDDATTNEIVYRFTARPLVETIFERGMATCFAYGQTGSGKTHTMGGDFSGKNQDCSKGIYALAARDVFLMLKKPNYKKLELQVYATFFEIYSGKVFDLLNRKTKLRVLEDRKQQVQVVGLQEKEVKCTEDVLKLIDLGNSCRTSGQTSANAHSSRSHAVFQIILRRKGKLHGKFSLIDLAGNERGADTSSADRQTRLEGAEINKSLLALKECIRALGRNKPHTPFRASKLTQVLRDSFIGENSRTCMIATISPGMTSCENTLNTLRYANRVKEFGISPSDIPFSQGGQGSRPEHSPTDTFDYDDFAATPPGRVKELTVDHNQVTEGGRANIHAVTQLEFLEEEWQNSSPQRDDLKLLCEQNEEEVSPQLFSFHEAVSQLVEMEERVLEDHRAVFQESIRWLEDEKELLKMTEEEVDYDVESYATQLEKILDQKIDILTELRGVTEADLHRKWIPSNPSTLICSPALFCADNVKSFRCALQEEEKASKQINPKRPRAL
- the LOC133475340 gene encoding kinesin-like protein KIF2A isoform X5; its protein translation is MAVAFGKLVVGAFVEIKRSDGRIHEAMVTSLNEDNESVTVEWEEKGDTKGKEIDLESIFSLNADMCPDEEIVRSPETPPPTTGVKVNKIAKNRGTIAPSKIDTPSRDSRVILTQARPHQSQHAESAALPPPSQQALPPHAPTQQQLQNESLHQPLTRKEIGQLSRRKSNCVKEVEKLQEKREKRRLQQQELREKRAQEVDTTIPNFEIMCMIRDFRASLDYRPLTAADLIEEHRICVCVRKRPLNRKELTMKDLDVITIPSKDVVMVHEPKQKVDLTRFLENQTFRFDYAFDDATTNEIVYRFTARPLVETIFERGMATCFAYGQTGSGKTHTMGGDFSGKNQDCSKGIYALAARDVFLMLKKPNYKKLELQVYATFFEIYSGKVFDLLNRKTKLRVLEDRKQQVQVVGLQEKEVKCTEDVLKLIDLGNSCRTSGQTSANAHSSRSHAVFQIILRRKGKLHGKFSLIDLAGNERGADTSSADRQTRLEGAEINKSLLALKECIRALGRNKPHTPFRASKLTQVLRDSFIGENSRTCMIATISPGMTSCENTLNTLRYANRVKELTVDHNQVTEGGRANIHAVTQLEFLEEEWQNSSPQRDDLKLLCEQNEEEVSPQLFSFHEAVSQLVEMEERVLEDHRAVFQESIRWLEDEKELLKMTEEEVDYDVESYATQLEKILDQKIDILTELRGVTEADLHRKWIPSNPSTLICSPALFCADNVKSFRCALQEEEKASKQINPKRPRAL
- the LOC133475340 gene encoding kinesin-like protein KIF2A isoform X7 gives rise to the protein MAVAFGKLVVGAFVEIKRSDGRIHEAMVTSLNEDNESVTVEWEEKGDTKGKEIDLESIFSLNADMCPDEEIVRSPETPPPTTGVKVNKIAKNRGTIAPSKIDTPSRDSRVILTQARPHQSQHAESAALPPPSQQALPPHAPTQQQLQNESLHQPLTRKEIGQLSRRKSNCVKEVEKLQEKREKRRLQQQELREKRAQEVDTTIPNFEIMCMIRDFRASLDYRPLTAADLIEEHRICVCVRKRPLNRKELTMKDLDVITIPSKDVVMVHEPKQKVDLTRFLENQTFRFDYAFDDATTNEIVYRFTARPLVETIFERGMATCFAYGQTGSGKTHTMGGDFSGKNQDCSKGIYALAARDVFLMLKKPNYKKLELQVYATFFEIYSGKVFDLLNRKTKLRVLEDRKQQVQVVGLQEKEVKCTEDVLKLIDLGNSCRTSGQTSANAHSSRSHAVFQIILRRKGKLHGKFSLIDLAGNERGADTSSADRQTRLEGAEINKSLLALKECIRALGRNKPHTPFRASKLTQVLRDSFIGENSRTCMIATISPGMTSCENTLNTLRYANRVKELTVDHNQVTEGGRANIHAVTQLEFLEEEWQNSSPQRDDLKLLCEQNEEEVSPQLFSFHEAVSQLVEMEERVLEDHRAVFQESIRWLEDEKELLKMTEEEVDYDVESYATQLEKILDQKIDILTELRDNVKSFRCALQEEEKASKQINPKRPRAL
- the LOC133475340 gene encoding kinesin-like protein KIF2A isoform X4 yields the protein MAVAFGKLVVGAFVEIKRSDGRIHEAMVTSLNEDNESVTVEWEEKGDTKGKENRGTIAPSKIDTPSRDSRVILTQARPHQSQHAESAALPPPSQQALPPHAPTQQQLQNESLHQPLTRKEIGQLSRRKSNCVKEVEKLQEKREKRRLQQQELREKRAQEVDTTIPNFEIMCMIRDFRASLDYRPLTAADLIEEHRICVCVRKRPLNRKELTMKDLDVITIPSKDVVMVHEPKQKVDLTRFLENQTFRFDYAFDDATTNEIVYRFTARPLVETIFERGMATCFAYGQTGSGKTHTMGGDFSGKNQDCSKGIYALAARDVFLMLKKPNYKKLELQVYATFFEIYSGKVFDLLNRKTKLRVLEDRKQQVQVVGLQEKEVKCTEDVLKLIDLGNSCRTSGQTSANAHSSRSHAVFQIILRRKGKLHGKFSLIDLAGNERGADTSSADRQTRLEGAEINKSLLALKECIRALGRNKPHTPFRASKLTQVLRDSFIGENSRTCMIATISPGMTSCENTLNTLRYANRVKEFGISPSDIPFSQGGQGSRPEHSPTDTFDYDDFAATPPGRVKELTVDHNQVTEGGRANIHAVTQLEFLEEEWQNSSPQRDDLKLLCEQNEEEVSPQLFSFHEAVSQLVEMEERVLEDHRAVFQESIRWLEDEKELLKMTEEEVDYDVESYATQLEKILDQKIDILTELRGVTEADLHRKWIPSNPSTLICSPALFCADNVKSFRCALQEEEKASKQINPKRPRAL
- the LOC133475340 gene encoding kinesin-like protein KIF2A isoform X2, producing MAVAFGKLVVGAFVEIKRSDGRIHEAMVTSLNEDNESVTVEWEEKGDTKGKEIDLESIFSLNADMCPDEEIVRSPETPPPTTGVKVNKIAKNRGTIAPSKIDTPSRDSRVILTQARPHQSQHAESAALPPPSQQALPPHAPTQQQLQNARRKSNCVKEVEKLQEKREKRRLQQQELREKRAQEVDTTIPNFEIMCMIRDFRASLDYRPLTAADLIEEHRICVCVRKRPLNRKELTMKDLDVITIPSKDVVMVHEPKQKVDLTRFLENQTFRFDYAFDDATTNEIVYRFTARPLVETIFERGMATCFAYGQTGSGKTHTMGGDFSGKNQDCSKGIYALAARDVFLMLKKPNYKKLELQVYATFFEIYSGKVFDLLNRKTKLRVLEDRKQQVQVVGLQEKEVKCTEDVLKLIDLGNSCRTSGQTSANAHSSRSHAVFQIILRRKGKLHGKFSLIDLAGNERGADTSSADRQTRLEGAEINKSLLALKECIRALGRNKPHTPFRASKLTQVLRDSFIGENSRTCMIATISPGMTSCENTLNTLRYANRVKEFGISPSDIPFSQGGQGSRPEHSPTDTFDYDDFAATPPGRVKELTVDHNQVTEGGRANIHAVTQLEFLEEEWQNSSPQRDDLKLLCEQNEEEVSPQLFSFHEAVSQLVEMEERVLEDHRAVFQESIRWLEDEKELLKMTEEEVDYDVESYATQLEKILDQKIDILTELRGVTEADLHRKWIPSNPSTLICSPALFCADNVKSFRCALQEEEKASKQINPKRPRAL
- the LOC133475340 gene encoding kinesin-like protein KIF2A isoform X6, with translation MAVAFGKLVVGAFVEIKRSDGRIHEAMVTSLNEDNESVTVEWEEKGDTKGKEIDLESIFSLNADMCPDEEIVRSPETPPPTTGVKVNKIAKNRGTIAPSKIDTPSRDSRVILTQARPHQSQHAESAALPPPSQQALPPHAPTQQQLQNARRKSNCVKEVEKLQEKREKRRLQQQELREKRAQEVDTTIPNFEIMCMIRDFRASLDYRPLTAADLIEEHRICVCVRKRPLNRKELTMKDLDVITIPSKDVVMVHEPKQKVDLTRFLENQTFRFDYAFDDATTNEIVYRFTARPLVETIFERGMATCFAYGQTGSGKTHTMGGDFSGKNQDCSKGIYALAARDVFLMLKKPNYKKLELQVYATFFEIYSGKVFDLLNRKTKLRVLEDRKQQVQVVGLQEKEVKCTEDVLKLIDLGNSCRTSGQTSANAHSSRSHAVFQIILRRKGKLHGKFSLIDLAGNERGADTSSADRQTRLEGAEINKSLLALKECIRALGRNKPHTPFRASKLTQVLRDSFIGENSRTCMIATISPGMTSCENTLNTLRYANRVKEFGISPSDIPFSQGGQGSRPEHSPTDTFDYDDFAATPPGRVKELTVDHNQVTEGGRANIHAVTQLEFLEEEWQNSSPQRDDLKLLCEQNEEEVSPQLFSFHEAVSQLVEMEERVLEDHRAVFQESIRWLEDEKELLKMTEEEVDYDVESYATQLEKILDQKIDILTELRDNVKSFRCALQEEEKASKQINPKRPRAL